The stretch of DNA AAGCGGTCCTGGCGGTCGTAGGTGGTGCGCAGGGCCTTGAGGAACACCGTGCCCACCGGGCGCCCCAGGAGCTGGGCGTCTTCTTCGTTCAGAGGCTCGGCACCGATCCATTGGTTGCCGGTGGCGCCGACATAGCCATAGGCCGCCAGGGTGATGGTCAGGGAATTATCGATCAGGCCGACTTGCGGCAGGCTTTCGAGGCCACCCGAGGCCGGCATCAGCGAGCGCTCCAGGGACACGAACGTGCCGTCGGCAGCGCGACGGCGGCGGTCGAGGGCGATGAATTGGTCGCTGCCGTGACGGCTGAGCAGGTCCGGGCGGGTGACCGCTTCCAGGCGCAGGATTTCGGAGGTCACCACCGCGCCGGTGTCGGCCAGGGCTTGGGCCCAGCCGCTGCGCTGGTCGAGCACCATGCCGTCGAAGGTGACGATGGAGCCGACACCGCTTTGGGTGGCGATGTAGCTGCGGCGCTTGAGTTCGGCCAGGGCTTCACGCAGGGTGCCGCGGCTGACGGAAAACTCTTCGGCCAGTTGGTGCTCGCCCGGCAGCAGGACACCGTCAGCCATCACTCCACCCTCGATACGGCGGATCAGCTCGTCGACGACGCGTTTTTTCTTATCAAATCGGACATGTCTAATCATGTACAAATTGATAACCGAAAGCGCCCGGCTACAGCAAGCGATTTATTTCAGGGAGAGCGAGAAATCAGCCTCAGGGCTCCAGGCCGATGGGGAAAAATACCCCGCCGCTCCAGACGCCAAGCCAGTTCTTACCGTTGATCGGACGGGTCACCGCCAGCTCCACCAACTGGTAGAACGCATTGCGGTGAACCAGGGCTTCGAGGTTGGTGCGCACCCGCAGGTATGGCGAGGGTTCCTGGGTGTCCGGGTCGATCACCACCCGCAGCGGATGCTCGATACCGGCCTCGACCTGCTCATCCACGTTGGTGGTAAAGCGCAGGACCTGGCTTTCGCCCTGCCCTTCGACTTCCAGGGTCACGGCGACGAAGGGCGCGTCATCGACCTTGATCCCGACCTTTTCCACCGGGGTGATCAGGAAATAATCATCGCCATCGCGGCGGATGATGTTGGAGAACAGCTTGACCATCGGCTTGCGGCCAATCGGCGTGCCCATGTAGAACCAGGTGCCGTCACGGGCGATGCGCATGTCGATATCGCCGCAAAACGCCGGGTTCCACAGATGCACCGGCGCGGGCCCCTTGCCCTTGGGCAATTGCGCCAACAACTCATTGGCCTTGGCCGAATCGGTCATGCTGCTCTCCTTGTGTCTTACTGATCGCTCATGCCCAACAGGCTGCGCGCGTAGTGCGCCAGGGGCTTGCCGATCAGATCTTCAGGCTTGTTGTCGTGGAACGTCAGTAAACCGCCACGGCTATGGATGCGCACAGTATCAATCAAATATTGGGTACTGGTCTCGATCAACATGACCTGGATGGTTCCGGTGTCGATACCCAGGCGATCCACCGCCTCCTGGTCAGACCATTCATCGGCGTTGCCGATACGGTCATCCGCCTGGGCGAAGCGGCAGTACAGCAGGTAATGCGCACCCGCCGCGCGGGCTTCCGACATCGCCTGCTCGAGGCCTTCCGGCTTGCGGGCGCGGCGGACCATCGGGAAATATTCGACAAAGCCGTTGAAGGCTTCCTCGGCCACCACGTTAGGCCGTGGATAAGCACTGCCCGGCGGGGTGAAGGCGCCCTGGGCGATGAAGACGAAGGAGTCCGGCTGTATGCGGACCGAATTGACGCGGCGAGTATCGCTGTGGTCCAGCAGCCCGGCATCGCTCATCTGATAGCGCGTGCCTTCGGCCATATCACTGACGGTCATGCAGCCACCCAGCGCGAGTGACGCCAGCACCAAAACCAGACTACGCATCCTAATTCTCCAGAGGCCGGTGACGGAAAACCGGCGAATGGGCACGAGATGCAGATTTTGCGCCAGCTTGCGGGACTAGCCGCCGATGATCTTCATGATGGTGGCGCCGCCGGAGAAGGCCACTTCCTGCTTGTCACCCAAGGCCTTGACCAACAAGCGCTGCAAGGCCGGCAGGGCCTGGTGGCGGGGTTTGTCCAGCAGGTCGCCGACGTAGTGGCGGTTGCTCGACGACAGGCAGCCATGCAGCCAGCCGGTGGACGACAGGCGCAAACGCGAACAGGTCCGGCAGAACGGCACGCTTTCGTTGGCGATGACACCGAAGAAACCTTTGCCGGGCACTTCGTAGCGCACGGCAGTGGCGTCCACCGGGGCGTTGGCTTGCAGGTATTCGTACTGTTCGCCGATCAGGCTGAGCAATTGCTGGAGGCTGACGAATTGCTGCAGGAACGCGTTGGAATCGGTGGCCAGGTGGCCCATGCGCATCAATTCGATAAAGCGCAACTCGTAGCCACGCTCCAGGCAGTAGTCGAGCAGCGGCATCACCTGGTCGAGGTTCTGGCCGCGCAGCGGCACCATGTTGACCTTGATCTTGATTCCGGCGGCGCTCGCCTGGTCCATGCCATCGAGCACGGTGGCCAGGTCGCCACCGCGAGCGATGCTGCGGAAGGCGTCGGCGTCCAGGGTGTCGAGGGACACGTTGATCCGGCGAATCCCGGCGTCCACCAGCAGCGGCAGTTTGCGCGCCAGCAGTTGGCCGTTGGTGGTCAGGCTGATATCACTGAGCCCCATCTGCCCCACCGCGCCCATGAAGGCTTCCAGCTTGGGGCTGACCAACGGTTCACCGCCGGTAATCCGCAGGCGCTCGATGCCGGCGGCCTCGATCAGGTACTCGACACCCCGCGCCATCGCCTCGGCCGACAGTTCGTCCTGCGCAGCCACCAGCCGCTTGCCGTTGGGCACGCAGTAGGTACAGGCGTAATTGCAGGCTGAGGTCAGGCTGATCCGCAAATTGCGGAATCGCCTGCCTTGACGATCAACGATCATGGATCACTCCGGCAGAGGATAATTCGGGCGCACTAAAACCTGACTGAAAAATCAAGTTTTAGCAAGGTCCTTGCCTGAGTATATTCCTGGGTTACTGCGCTGGGCAGGAAATCATATCGCCATCACGCTGGCGAATGATTCAAGTGGCCGGCGTTTCGGCGTTCGGCAAATCAGTGCTGTGCTTGCGCTTGTTGCCCATGCGCACGCCGATGTCCATCAGGAACTGGAAGAAACCTTCCTGATCTTCCAGCACATTGCTCCAGAACGGCGAGTGGTACAACGCCACGGCGCCGTGCACCAACGCCCAGGCGGCGCAGTAGTGGAAATACGGTGGCACGTCTTCGAGCTTGCCTTCGCTGATACGGCCCTTGATCAGCAGGGTCAGGCGTTCGAAGTTCGAGGCACGGATCTTGTGCAGCTCCTCGACCATTTCCGGCACCTGATGGCCCTTCACCACTTTTTCTTCCAGGCGATCAAACAAGCGGTAGCGCTGCGGGTCACGCATTCGGAACTCGAAGTAGGCGCGGGACAGCGCTTCCTTGTCCTTGTCGACATCGGCCGAGTGCAGCAGCTCGTTCAGGTCGCGCTCGTAGTCGAGCATCAGGCGCAGGTAGATCTCGGCCTTGGACTTGAAGTGCTTGTAGATGGTGCCTTTGCCGATACCCACGGCATCCGCAATCATCTCGACGGTGACGCTGTCTTCACCCTGGTCGAGGAACAGCTTGAGTGCGGTGTCGAGAATTTCCTGCTCGCGGCGGCGAAACTCACGGACCTTGCGGGGTTCTTTGTGCATAAGAAAAAGGTCTGCAGAGATGGATATTGGAAGGGCGTTCGCTCCCCAAGCCGTGCTTGTCGGAACGTTTTACCCGGTGCGCGGGATTATCCCGACTGAACGGTCGTTGGGCAACGCCTATATGAACAACCTTTGCACTTAACTTACAGCACGCCAACGAATGTGCCGATTCGAGTCAGAAATAAAACAGGCGATTGGCGCGTGTGCATCGCATCCAATGAGAACTCAACCGAAGCGGGCGTATTCCAAATCTGTTTAAAAAACGATCAGATGTGGCTGGACTGAATCGGATACTGATCAATACTTGAAATGTCGGCGTGGCATCTCCCCCAAGTGACGCGTCGACCTGGGTACCGACGGACTGCGTACCCTTGTTTTACTCCTAATGGTCTTAGCCCGGATTCACCCCCCAGAACCCGGGTTTTTTTTGCCTGCGATTTAGTGGCTGACGTGGGCCAGCGGGAACAGGCGCTTGAAGTTCTCGGTGGTCTGTTCGGCAAAGCGCTCGTAGGACTCGCCCCGCAGCATCGCCAGGTAATCCGCCACATCCCGTACGTATTCCGGCAGGTTGGGTTTGCCGCGATGGGGAATTGGCGCCAGGTACGGCGAATCGGTTTCCACCAGCAGGCGGTCTGCCGGGACCTGGCGCGCGACATCGCGCAGGGCATCGGCGTTGCGGAAGGTCACGATGCCCGACAAGGAAATGTAGAAACCAAGGTCCAGCGCGGCCTTGGCCATGTCCCAGTCTTCAGTGAAGCAATGCAGCACACCAGCCTGGGGCAGCGCGGCTTCGCGCAGCAGGGTCAGGGTGTCGGCACGGGCGCCACGGGTGTGGACGATCACCGGCTTGCCAGTCTGCTGGGCGGCTTGCAGGTGCAGACGGAACGACGCCTGCTGCAACTCGGCAGCTTCCGGTTCGTAGTGGTAATCCAGGCCGGTCTCACCGATGGCCACCACGCGCGGGTGATTGAGTTCACCGAGCAGCCAGTCGAGGGCCGGGGCTTCGCCGGGCTTGAGGTCCAGCGGGTGAATGCCCACCGAGCAGTCGACATCGGCATAACGATCGGCCAGGGCTTTGACGTCGGCGGCGTTTTCCGCGCTGACGCCGATGCACAGGAAGTGCCCTACCCCGCGCTGGCGCGCAGCTTCAAGGGCGGCGTCGAGGGAGCCGCCGTGCTGGGCCAGGTCGAGGCGATCAAGGTGGCAATGGGAATCTACGAGCATAGGGATCTACAACTTGAGTCACGGAAAGTGTCTGGCCAACGATACACCCGTCGGCCACTGAAATTAACGGCGGCCGAGCAAACCGACCCACTGCACCAGCAAGGCCTCAAGCAACAGCACGCGATTGAGGTTGGCCTTGCCGAGGACCTTCTGGCGTTGGGCGAGGATCCAGTCCTGGATGTTCAGCACCTTGTCCTGGGCGCTCTTCTGCGCCAGGTATTGCACGACTTTGCGCATGTCCGGCAGCCCAAGGCCGTTTTCGTCCTGGGTCAGCTGGTAGCGCAGGATCAGGCTCGACCAGTCGCAAAACCAGTCGAACAGCAGCAGCAAGGGAATGTCTTTCCAGGCGCTTTCGGCCAGTTGCGTGGCCGACACTTCCTGCTTGAGCAGTTTCTTCACCCCGCCCACCACCAGCGCACGCTGTTCACGCACGCCCTGGGCCTGGAGCTTGACCGCCGCCAGAGGCGAACCGGCCGCCAGGGTCAGCAACTCGACGCGCTCTGCCTCGCCGCAGTCCGGCAACGCCTGCGCCAGCCACTGCAGGCTCATGGCTTCGCTCGGCAACGGGCAGGCCTGCTGCACGCAGCGGCTGCGAATGGTCGGCAGCAGGCGGCTGGACTGGTGGCTGACCAGCAGCAGCACGGTATCGCCGGACGGTTCTTCCAGGCTCTTGAGCAAGGCGTTGGCGGCGTTGATGTTCATCGACTCCACCGGTTCGATCAGCACCACCTTGCGCCCGCCCATCTGCGCGGTCTGCACCACGAAGCTGACCAGATCACGCACCTGGTCGACCTTGATCGCCTTGTCGGCCTCTTCCGGTTCCAGCAGATAGTTGTCCGGGTGGCTGCCGGCCTTGAGCAGCATGCAGGATTTACATTCGCCGCAGGCTTCCAGGCCGTTGGGCCGCTGGCACAACAAGCTGGCCATCAGCCGCTCGGCCAGGGCGCGCTTGCCGATGCCCACCGGGCCGTGGAGCAGGTAGGCGTGGGCGTGCTGGGCACGGCCCGCCAGTTGCTGCCAGAGGCTGTCCTGCCACGGGTAGGCTTCAGCCACGGACACGCTCCACAAGCTTCGGCAACAGGGCGTCAATGCACTGCTGAACCTGAGTCAACGGTTGTGCGGCGTCCAACAGGTAGTAACGGGCGGGGTCGGCTTCGGCGCGCTTGAGAAACGCGCCGCGCACAGCTTCAAAAAAGACTCGGGTTTCCAGTTCGAAACGATCGAGGCGACCCCGGGCGGAGGCACGGGCCATGCCGACTTCCACCGGGAGATCGAACACCAGGGTCAGGTCGGGCCGCAAATCGCCCTGGACGAAGGTTTCCAAGGCCGCAATGCGCTCCAGGGACAAGCCACGACCGCCGCCCTGATAGGCATAGGTGGAATCGGTAAACCGGTCACAAATCACCACGGCGCCCCGGGCCAGTGCCGGGCGAATGACTTCGGCCAGGTGCTGGGCGCGGGCGGCGAACACCAGCAACAGCTCGGTGTCGGGGTTCATCTGTTCGTCGCCCGGGGTCAGCAGCACTTCACGGATACGCTCGGCCAGTGGCGTGCCGCCAGGCTCACGGGTCAGCAGCACCTCGATACCTTCGGCGCGCAGGCGCTCGGCCAGGTATTCACGGTTGGTGCTCTTGCCGGCGCCTTCCGGGCCTTCCAGGGTAATAAACAAGCCAGTCACAGGCAGTCCTTAGTCAGAGTCATTGCGGGCTTTGCGGTGCGGCGTCATCGGGTGCCGGAGCCGGCTCGGCGGGCGTATCCAGCGGCGCGTCCGCAGGCTTTGCCGCCGGCGCCGGGCTGGAACGGTAATCGGCGCGACGCTTCATCTGGAACTCACGCACTGCTGCGTTATGCGCATCCAGGTTATCCGAGAAAATATGGCTGCCATCGCCGCGGGCAACGAAATACAGGCTGCTGCCCGCCACCGGGTTCAGCGCAGCATGAATCGCCTCCCGCCCGACCATGGCGATCGGCGTCGGCGGCAGGCCGGCGATCACGTAGGTGTTGTAGGGCGTGGCTTCCTTGAGGTGCGCGCGGGTCAGCTTGCCGGTGTAGCGCTCGCCGAGGCCGTAGATCACCGTCGGGTCGGTTTGCAGCAGCATGCCGATCTGCATGCGCCGCACGAATACCCCGGCGATCTGGCCGCGCTCTTCCGGCACGCCGGTTTCTTTCTCCACCAGCGAGGCCATGATCAGCGCTTGATAGGGGTCGGTGTACGGCGCATCGGCCGCGCGCTTGCTCCACTCCTGGGCGAGGACATCGTCCAGACGGTTGTAGGATTTTTTCAGTAGTTCAACGTCGCTCATGCCACGCACGAAGCGGTAGGTGTCCGGGAAGAAGCGCCCTTCAGGAAATACGCCCGGGTGGCCGAGTTTTTCCATCACCTCGCTGTCACTCAGGCCGGACAGGGTCTGCTCGATCTTTTCATGCTTGGCCAGGGCCGCGCGCACCTGGCGGAAGTTCCAGCCTTCCACCAGCGTAATGCTGTACTGCACCACTTCGCCACGCTGCCACAGGCCGATCAGGCCCTCGGCGGTGAGGCCCGGGGTCATGCGGTATTCGCCGCTGTGCAGCGGCTGGCCGTCGAGGTTGAAGCGCCAGTAGAGACGCAACCAGAACGCATCCTTGAGCACGCCGTCATTTTCCAGGCGATTGAAGGTGCCGGTGGGCGTCGCGCCAGCCGGTACGTCCAGCAATTGCTCCTGGGTCAGATTCAAGGGCTGTTCAAGGGCCGAGTTCAGCTTCCAGGCCGAAGCGCCCAGCAGCAAACCCGCCAGGACCAGACCGATCTCCAGCAACAATACAAATTTACGTCTCAAATCAAATATCCAATAGTGCGCGAACAATGCCCTGCAGTTTACGGGTGAGCGGCCCAACCGACCAGCTCATCGCAGCACATCCGCGCACCGGCCAAATGCCATATACGCTGTTGCACACCAAGACTTCATCGGCCTGTTGCAGCTGCTCAAGGCTGATATCGGCCACGCTCGTCGGAATGCCCAACGCCTGCGCCTGGGCCAACAGCTCGGCCCGCATGACGCCGGCGACGCCGCAGCGTTTCAGATCAGCGGTCAGCAACACGCCGTTACGCACCAGAAACAGGTTGCTGAAGACGCCTTCGATGACTCGACCGGACATATCCAGCATCAAACCTTCGGCGTGTTCGGCATCCTGCCATTCGGCGCGGGCGAACACCTGTTCCAGTCGATTGAGGTGCTTGAGGCCTGCGAGCAACGGTTGCTCGGACAAACGCGTGGTACACGCAAACAGGCGGATGCCTGACGCTGCATGTTCCGGGGGATAAGTGGCAGGTGGACTGCCTTGCAGAATGCGCCGCGCCGGAGCGCCAGCACTGATGCCATAACCGCGCTGGCTGTCGCCACGGGTCAGGATCAACTTGAGTACACCGTCACCGAGGGCGGCGGCGTAGGCCAGCAATTCGCTGCGGATCAGGGGTTGATCCGCAACAATCGCCAGCCGCCTGCAACCTTCTTCAAGGCGCTGCAGGTGGCGGTCAAGCAGCACGGGCTGCCCGGCCTTGACGGCAATGGTCTCGAACAGCCCATCACCGTATGCCAGGCCACGGTCTTTCAGGGGCACTGCGCCCGCCGGCTGACCGTCGACCCAGCTCTCCATCACTCGGCGAACCGGCGGAACACCAGGGAACCGTTGGTACCACCAAAACCGAACGAGTTGGACAGCACCACGTCGATCGGCATCTTCTGCGGCTCGTGAGGCACGAAGTTCAGGTCGCAGCCCTCATCCGGTTCATCGAGGTTGATGGTCGGCGGAGCGACCTGATCCTTGATGGCCAGCACGCTGAAGATTGCCTCGACCGCGCCCGCCGCACCCAACAGGTGCCCGGTCATGGACTTGGTGGAACTGACCGCCAGCTTGTAGGCATGCTCGCCGAACACCGACTTGATGGCCTCGGCTTCCGCCAGGTCGCCGGTCGGGGTCGAAGTGCCATGGGCATTGATGTACTGCACCTGGTCAACGTTGACCTTGGCATCACGCAACGCATTGGTGATGCAGCGTGCAGCACCCGCGCCGTCCGACGGAGGCGAGGTCATGTGGTACGCATCACCGCTCATGCCGAAACCAATCAGCTCGGCGTAGATAGTTGCGCCACGGGCCTTCGCGTGCTCCAGCTCTTCGAGTACCAGCGCACCGGCACCGTCGGCCAGAACAAAACCGTCGCGGCCCTTGTCCCACGGACGGCTGGCACGGGTCGGCTCGTCATTGCGGGTCGACAACGCACGGGACGCGCCGAAGCCGCCCATGCCCAAACCGCAGGCGGCCATCTCGGCACCGCCGGCGATCATCACGTCGGCCTCGTCATAGGCGATATTGCGCGCCGCCATGCCGATGCAGTGAGTGCCCGTGGTGCACGCCGTGGAAATGGCGTAGTTAGGCCCCTGGGCACCCAAGTGGATGGACAGGAAACCGGAAATCATGTTGATGATCGAGCCAGGCACGAAGAACGGTGAAATTCTGCGAGGGCCGGACTCATGCAGGGTGCGGCTGGTTTCTTCGATATTGGTCAGACCGCCAATACCCGAACCCATGGCCACGCCGATGCGCTCACGGTTGGCGTCGGTGACTTCCAGGCCGGCATTACGCACCGCCTGAAAACCGGCTGCCAGGCCGTATTGAATGAACAGGTCGAGTTTGCGGGACTCTTTGACCGAGAGATATTCCTCGACATTGAAGTCCTTTACCGAGCCGCCAAAACGGGTGGAATAGGCAGAAAGGTCCGTGTGTTCGATCAGACCAATACCACTGCGGCCAGCCAGAATGCCCTGCCAACTGCTCGGCACATCCGTACCCAGTGGCGACAACATACCCATACCGGTGACTACGACGCGTCTACGCGACACAGCACTCTCCTTTTTCTAATGACGACACTTTGCATCAGGCTTAAAGGAAAAAACCGCACGCCATAGGGCAGTGCGGTTTTTCCATCACAGCAAGCGACGATTACAAACTATTACGCCTGGTGGCTAGTAACGTAGTCGATAGCAGCTTGAACGGTAGTGATTTTTTCAGCTTCTTCGTCCGGGATTTCGGTCTCGAATTCCTCTTCCAGAGCCATCACCAGCTCAACGGTGTCAAGGGAGTCGGCACCCAGGTCTTCAACGAAGGAAGCGCTGTTGGTCACTTCTTCTTCTTTAACGCCCAGTTGCTCGGCAACGATTTTCTTGACGCGCTCTTCGATGGTGCTCATACCTTGTTTTCACTCCTAATGGACAAATTCAGGCAGCTGGCCAGTGGGTAAGTGTATAGAAAGACTTTTCAGCTTTTCAACTGAAAGCTTCACCCTCGTACCCTATTGGCCATCTGCCTATAAATAGATTGCAGCTTTATAACGGATTTTAGACAGCTCGTATGACATTTTTTTGAAGCGATCCGTCACAATTTAACTCATGTACATCCCGCCGTTCACCGGGATTGTAGCCCCAGTCACGTATGCCGCACCGTCGGATGCCAGGAAAGCGACCACATTCGCGATCTCTTGAGCCTGGCCCAGACGGCCCAGCGGAATCTGCGTCAGCAACGCTTCACGCTGCGCTTCAGGCAATTCGCGGGTCATATCGGTGTCGATGAACCCTGGGGCCACCGAGTTGACCGTAATCGACCGCGAGCCTACTTCACGCGCCAATGCACGGCTGAAACCTTCCAGACCGGCCTTGGCGGCTGCGTAGTTTACTTGGCCTGCGTTGCCCATGGCACCCACAACAGAGCCAATATTGATAATTCGACCCCAACGAGCCTTGGTCATGCCGCGCAAAACACCCTTGGACAGGCGAAACAGACTGTTCAGGTTGGTATCAACGACGTCATGCCACTCGTCGTCTTTCATACGCATCATCAGGTTATCGCGGGTAATACCGGCATTGTTCACCAGAATAGCCGGTGCACCGAATTGCGCCGTGATTTCAGCCAATACGGCCGCCACGGACTCATCGCTGGTCACGTTAAGCTCAAGACCGGTGCCCTGGACGCCGTTTTCCTTCAGCGTCGCGGCAATACGTTCAGCGCCGGCGGCGGAGGTTGCGGTACCGATGACCACAGCGCCCAGACGGCCCAGCTCCAGGGCGATCGCCTGGCCAATGCCACGGCTTGCGCCGGTGACCAGTGCAACTTTACCTTGCAGACTCATGCAGGCTTCTCCTAGGTTCGGAAATTAACGTCAGGCCAGGGCTGCGCGAGCGGCAGCGAAGGCATCCGGGGTATTGAGGTTGGAAGTCGACACGCCTTCGGCGCAACGCTTGTTCAGGCCGGCGAGGACTTTGCCCGGGCCGCACTCTACCAATTGGGTGGCGCCGTTGGCGGCCAGGGTCTGCACCGACTCAACCCAGCGAACCGGCTTGTACAGCTGTTCCAGCAGATCGCGCTTGAGGGTTTCCAGGTCAGAGGCCACGGCGGCACTGACGTTCTGCACCAACGGAATCTGCGGCGCCTGCCAGTTGATCGCAGCGATCGACTCGGCGAAACGCTCGGCAGCCGGGCGCATCAGTTCGCAGTGGGACGGCACGCTGACCGGCAACGGCAACGCACGCTTGGCGCCATGGGCCTTGCAGCCTTCGATGGCGCGCTCTACCGCCGCCTTGGCGCCGGCGATCACCACCTGGCCAGGGGAGTTGAAGTTCACGGCGCTGACCACTTCGCCCTGGGCCGCTTCGGCGCAGGCGGCAATCACGTCAGCATCTTCCAGGCCGAGAATGGCAGCCATGCCGCCCTGCCCGGCAGGAACCGCTTCCTGCATCAACTGGCCACGACGCTCCACCAGCTTGACCGCTTCACCGAGGGTCAGGCTGCCGGCAGCCACCAGGGCGCTGTATTCGCCCAGGCTAT from Pseudomonas sp. NC02 encodes:
- the fabD gene encoding ACP S-malonyltransferase is translated as MSTSLAFVFPGQGSQSLGMLAELGAEHQLVLDTFKEASDALGYDLWALTQQGPEELLNQTDKTQPAILTASIALWRLWLAEGGARPAYVAGHSLGEYSALVAAGSLTLGEAVKLVERRGQLMQEAVPAGQGGMAAILGLEDADVIAACAEAAQGEVVSAVNFNSPGQVVIAGAKAAVERAIEGCKAHGAKRALPLPVSVPSHCELMRPAAERFAESIAAINWQAPQIPLVQNVSAAVASDLETLKRDLLEQLYKPVRWVESVQTLAANGATQLVECGPGKVLAGLNKRCAEGVSTSNLNTPDAFAAARAALA